One window of the Candidatus Microbacterium colombiense genome contains the following:
- a CDS encoding glycosyl hydrolase family 8 — translation MRRSTLVGIAAGAVVLTAGVAALSVGLSSSDHAPPAARPTAGSTPLPSSDTPAPALDSAELASAFLDDWVEDGRVVRHDEGGDTVSEGQAYGLFAAVIADDEESFDEIWDWTQKELLRSDGLMAWRWDDGSVVDDEPASDADLDAARALVIAGDRFERGDLRDEGIELAGVIADRLTVMTDRGRILLPGLWAGNDDPYAYNPSYASPVAYDVLGDATGDPRWAELQAGSADVTAEILDATALPPDWAQVHSDGVIEPMPGPLGEGDPVQYAFDAPRLLLRYAESCTPADVALASLPLPTLDRQDEIAARLDLGGGALASEQSALGFTARAASAHASGDDVAAMTDLEKAAKLGTEYPTYYGAAWVMLGTAMLTDDALGGCGTGKS, via the coding sequence ATGCGTCGCTCCACGCTGGTCGGCATCGCCGCAGGGGCCGTGGTGCTGACGGCAGGCGTCGCGGCGCTCAGTGTCGGTCTGAGCTCCTCTGACCATGCTCCTCCAGCCGCGCGCCCGACGGCCGGGTCAACACCCCTGCCGTCTTCCGACACCCCGGCTCCGGCGTTGGACTCGGCCGAGCTGGCGTCCGCGTTCCTCGATGACTGGGTGGAGGACGGGCGCGTCGTGCGGCATGACGAAGGCGGCGACACCGTCAGCGAGGGTCAAGCGTACGGACTCTTCGCGGCCGTGATCGCCGATGACGAGGAGAGCTTCGATGAGATCTGGGACTGGACGCAGAAAGAACTCCTGCGATCCGACGGCCTGATGGCGTGGCGCTGGGATGACGGATCCGTCGTGGACGATGAACCGGCGTCGGACGCCGACCTCGACGCCGCTCGAGCTCTGGTGATCGCGGGAGACCGCTTCGAACGCGGCGACCTCCGCGACGAAGGGATCGAGTTGGCCGGGGTGATCGCCGATCGCCTGACCGTCATGACCGACCGCGGACGCATTCTCCTGCCCGGGCTGTGGGCGGGGAACGACGACCCCTACGCCTACAACCCCAGCTACGCGTCTCCGGTCGCCTACGACGTGCTCGGAGACGCGACGGGAGACCCGCGTTGGGCGGAGCTGCAGGCCGGAAGCGCCGACGTGACCGCAGAGATCCTCGATGCGACCGCCCTCCCCCCGGACTGGGCGCAGGTCCACTCCGACGGCGTGATCGAGCCGATGCCGGGGCCGCTCGGCGAAGGCGACCCCGTGCAGTACGCCTTCGATGCACCGCGCCTCCTGCTGCGGTACGCCGAATCGTGCACACCGGCCGATGTCGCGCTCGCCTCCCTCCCGCTTCCGACCCTTGACCGTCAGGACGAGATCGCGGCGCGGCTCGACCTGGGTGGGGGTGCGCTGGCCTCGGAGCAGTCCGCACTCGGGTTCACCGCGCGGGCAGCATCCGCTCATGCGTCCGGTGACGACGTCGCAGCGATGACGGATCTGGAGAAGGCCGCGAAGCTCGGGACCGAGTATCCGACGTACTACGGTGCGGCCTGGGTCATGCTCGGCACCGCGATGCTCACCGACGACGCCCTCGGAGGCTGCGGGACGGGGAAGAGCTGA
- a CDS encoding type II toxin-antitoxin system PemK/MazF family toxin produces the protein MSSSNGILSTIAEILLKALGSNRASRTTGPGRPNARLRPEVSAAHEAPDHGIPGGSATVRVDPDRIDSLRIDYAPDRDGAPDAGEIIWTWVPYEENDGRGKDRPVLVIGRQSEDRVYAVRMTSKPHDGDRDYLSIGTGEWDSQGRESWVDIEQLYSVHERGLRREAAALERRRYDTVANALRSRYGWTTAG, from the coding sequence GTGAGTTCATCGAACGGCATCCTCTCCACGATCGCGGAGATCCTTCTCAAAGCGCTGGGATCGAATCGGGCGTCTCGGACCACAGGTCCGGGGCGCCCGAACGCGCGTCTGCGCCCCGAGGTCTCCGCCGCGCACGAGGCGCCCGATCACGGAATCCCGGGGGGCAGTGCCACAGTGCGGGTCGATCCGGATCGCATCGATTCCCTACGCATCGACTATGCGCCCGATCGGGACGGAGCACCGGATGCCGGGGAGATCATCTGGACGTGGGTGCCGTACGAGGAGAACGACGGTCGCGGCAAGGATCGGCCGGTGCTGGTGATCGGCCGTCAGTCGGAGGATCGTGTCTACGCGGTGCGGATGACGAGCAAGCCCCACGACGGTGACCGGGACTACCTGTCCATCGGCACCGGTGAGTGGGATTCGCAGGGGCGCGAGTCCTGGGTCGACATCGAGCAGCTCTACAGCGTGCACGAGCGCGGGCTCCGTCGTGAGGCCGCCGCGCTCGAACGCCGTCGATATGACACAGTCGCGAACGCACTTCGGTCTCGCTACGGCTGGACGACCGCGGGCTGA
- a CDS encoding ammonium transporter produces the protein MDAPGNISWAITATALVLLMTPGVAFFYGGLVKAKSVVSMMMMSFGSIGLVAVLWILFGFSMSAVDSPTAFAGNPFADFGLASLAAGEGSNVALLGVAYGATFAIITVALISGAIADRAKFGSWLIFAGVFATVGYFPVAAWVWGGGWIMNLGTTLFGEDSGIGVIDYAGGTAVHINAGAAALALALVLGKRIGFQKGILKPHNVPLTLLGAALLWFGWFGFNAGAEWLAEDMGGVGLIGINTLGATAAAILGWILVEKIKDGKPTSVGAASGAVAGLVAITPACANLTPGWALLLGALAGVVCALAIELKFRLGFDDSLDVVGIHLVGGLIGTLYLGFFASGTGLFVGGDARQLAVQVIAALGVLIYSFVVAFIIGFAIEKTIGFRITNEDEIAGVDQVVHGEEGYALADA, from the coding sequence ATGGATGCTCCCGGCAACATCTCGTGGGCGATCACCGCGACAGCGTTGGTCCTACTCATGACGCCCGGCGTCGCCTTCTTCTACGGCGGTCTCGTCAAGGCGAAGAGCGTCGTCAGCATGATGATGATGAGCTTCGGCTCGATCGGCCTTGTCGCCGTGCTGTGGATTCTCTTCGGCTTCTCGATGAGCGCCGTCGACAGCCCGACCGCCTTCGCAGGCAACCCCTTCGCAGACTTCGGCCTCGCGAGCCTCGCCGCCGGTGAAGGCTCGAACGTGGCACTGCTCGGCGTCGCCTACGGCGCGACGTTCGCCATCATCACCGTCGCGCTGATCTCCGGCGCGATCGCGGACCGGGCGAAGTTCGGCAGCTGGCTGATCTTCGCCGGTGTGTTCGCGACTGTCGGCTACTTCCCGGTCGCCGCCTGGGTCTGGGGCGGCGGTTGGATCATGAACCTCGGCACCACGCTGTTCGGTGAGGACAGCGGCATCGGCGTCATCGACTACGCCGGCGGTACCGCGGTGCACATCAACGCCGGTGCCGCAGCGCTGGCGCTGGCTCTCGTGCTCGGCAAGCGCATCGGCTTCCAGAAGGGCATCCTCAAGCCGCACAACGTGCCGCTGACGCTGCTCGGCGCCGCACTGCTGTGGTTCGGTTGGTTCGGCTTCAACGCGGGCGCAGAATGGCTCGCCGAGGACATGGGCGGCGTCGGCCTCATCGGCATCAACACCCTGGGCGCCACGGCAGCCGCGATCCTCGGGTGGATCCTGGTCGAGAAGATCAAGGACGGGAAGCCGACCTCAGTCGGTGCCGCATCGGGTGCTGTCGCCGGTCTCGTCGCGATCACCCCGGCGTGCGCCAACCTGACACCCGGTTGGGCACTGCTCCTGGGCGCTCTCGCCGGTGTCGTCTGCGCACTCGCCATCGAGCTGAAGTTCCGCCTCGGCTTCGACGACTCGCTCGACGTGGTCGGCATCCACCTCGTCGGTGGTCTCATCGGAACCCTGTACCTCGGATTCTTCGCCAGCGGCACCGGCCTGTTCGTGGGCGGCGACGCCCGTCAGCTTGCCGTCCAGGTGATCGCCGCGCTCGGCGTGCTGATCTACTCCTTCGTCGTCGCGTTCATCATCGGCTTCGCGATCGAGAAGACCATCGGCTTCCGGATCACGAACGAAGACGAGATCGCCGGTGTCGACCAGGTCGTCCACGGCGAAGAGGGATACGCACTCGCAGACGCGTGA
- a CDS encoding polyprenol monophosphomannose synthase has protein sequence MNETLVIIPTFNEIENIESIVERVLNSADADILIVDDSSPDGTGRLADELAVRHPQVNVLHRTEKNGLGGAYLAGFAWGLERDYWALVEMDADGSHRPEELPKLVEQLIDHDLVLGSRWVPGGEVVNWSRHRQVLSRGGNLYARLALGIDVRDSTGGYRVFSAAALRRIDLLHVASQGYCFQVDLLWRALERELRVVEVPITFVERVHGESKMSGAIVLESLSLVTWWGLRRRLTSISRFLRGRKKLSSVRALSHRMLPPVRP, from the coding sequence ATGAACGAGACACTCGTCATCATCCCCACCTTCAACGAGATCGAGAACATCGAATCGATCGTCGAGCGCGTCCTGAACTCCGCCGACGCCGACATCCTGATCGTCGACGACTCCTCGCCGGACGGAACGGGCAGGCTCGCGGATGAACTCGCCGTCCGCCACCCACAGGTCAACGTACTGCATCGCACGGAGAAGAACGGCCTGGGAGGGGCATACCTCGCAGGCTTCGCGTGGGGACTTGAGCGGGACTACTGGGCTCTGGTCGAGATGGACGCCGACGGGTCGCATCGCCCGGAAGAGCTGCCCAAGCTGGTGGAGCAGCTCATCGATCACGACCTCGTGCTCGGCTCCCGGTGGGTACCGGGCGGAGAAGTCGTCAACTGGTCGCGCCACCGCCAAGTGCTCAGTCGTGGCGGCAATCTCTACGCACGACTCGCGCTGGGCATCGATGTGCGTGACTCCACGGGCGGATATCGGGTCTTCAGCGCCGCGGCCCTGCGTCGCATCGATCTTCTTCATGTCGCATCGCAGGGATACTGCTTCCAGGTCGACCTGTTGTGGCGTGCGCTCGAGCGGGAGCTGCGGGTGGTCGAAGTGCCGATCACTTTCGTCGAGCGTGTCCACGGGGAGTCGAAGATGAGCGGTGCCATCGTGCTCGAGTCGCTCTCGCTCGTGACCTGGTGGGGGTTGCGCCGCCGCCTGACGTCGATCAGCCGCTTCCTGCGCGGCCGCAAGAAGCTGAGTTCAGTACGGGCGCTGTCGCACCGGATGCTCCCGCCCGTCCGACCTTGA
- a CDS encoding class F sortase — translation MPGAGRFRGLAAAVAFIGALALSGCGTAGAVEATATPAHGPSGFSAGALQDPAAPAPDVAQSEPLRVQIPAIDVDTTLEHLTLDPDGRLAAPVDFDRAGWYAEGVAPGDVGPSIIAGHVDSPSAPAVFAEIDALVAGDDILVTMADGSVLTFVVSGTAQSAKADFPTASVYSNVPTPELRLITCGGVFDSSTGHYLDNLIVFADLRG, via the coding sequence ATGCCGGGAGCCGGCCGCTTCCGCGGGCTCGCCGCAGCCGTCGCGTTCATCGGAGCACTGGCACTCAGCGGGTGCGGCACCGCCGGTGCAGTGGAGGCGACTGCAACCCCGGCACACGGCCCCAGCGGCTTCTCGGCGGGCGCATTACAGGATCCGGCGGCCCCCGCCCCCGATGTCGCGCAGTCGGAGCCCCTCCGCGTGCAGATCCCCGCCATCGACGTGGACACAACGCTGGAGCATCTCACTCTCGATCCCGACGGCAGACTTGCTGCCCCCGTGGACTTCGATCGCGCCGGGTGGTACGCGGAGGGAGTCGCTCCGGGCGACGTCGGACCGTCGATCATCGCCGGTCATGTGGATTCGCCGTCAGCGCCCGCGGTGTTCGCCGAGATCGACGCACTCGTCGCCGGCGACGACATCCTCGTCACGATGGCGGACGGTTCCGTCCTCACCTTCGTCGTCAGCGGCACGGCGCAATCAGCCAAAGCCGATTTCCCGACGGCCTCCGTCTACAGCAACGTCCCGACACCGGAGCTGCGCCTCATCACCTGTGGCGGCGTCTTCGATTCCTCGACCGGCCACTATCTCGACAACCTCATCGTCTTCGCGGATCTCCGCGGCTGA
- a CDS encoding SPW repeat protein: protein MRFIPTKVHGVLDYVVGIALIAAPWLFGFAGMGGPAVIIPIVLGIGLIVYSLFTKYEWGPFGFIPMPVHLVFDIVASLFLALSPWIFGFSGEAINVWLPHVVVGAAVIVVVLFSQPQPGPSRNRAATA from the coding sequence ATGCGTTTCATCCCCACCAAAGTCCACGGAGTGCTCGACTACGTCGTGGGCATCGCTCTGATCGCCGCACCCTGGCTCTTCGGATTCGCCGGCATGGGCGGCCCCGCCGTCATCATCCCGATCGTCCTCGGAATCGGCCTGATCGTCTACAGCCTGTTCACGAAGTACGAATGGGGCCCCTTCGGATTCATCCCGATGCCCGTCCACCTCGTCTTCGACATCGTCGCGAGCCTGTTCCTGGCGCTGTCGCCCTGGATCTTCGGCTTCTCGGGCGAGGCGATCAATGTCTGGCTGCCGCACGTGGTCGTCGGTGCCGCCGTGATCGTGGTCGTGCTGTTCTCGCAGCCGCAGCCGGGACCGTCGAGGAATCGTGCCGCCACGGCCTGA
- a CDS encoding GIY-YIG nuclease family protein, whose protein sequence is MSTLPGPCALCGSRTGTRIDAAWVCGTCGWRYGDVPDPDLPLPRVDVVYYLRFDRRVKIGTSRRPRQRLTQIRHDELLAFEPGDRTLEQQRHREFGSAREGGEWFTLTSEVEEHIATLRRRGEPWNLYARWLSEAIRGAPR, encoded by the coding sequence ATGTCGACGCTCCCTGGCCCCTGCGCCCTGTGCGGCAGCCGTACGGGTACTCGCATCGACGCCGCGTGGGTCTGCGGCACGTGCGGATGGAGGTACGGCGACGTCCCCGACCCGGATCTTCCGCTCCCCCGCGTCGACGTCGTCTACTATCTGCGATTCGACCGACGCGTGAAGATCGGCACGAGCCGCAGGCCCCGCCAGCGTCTCACCCAGATCCGGCACGACGAACTGCTCGCCTTCGAACCGGGCGACCGCACGCTCGAACAGCAGCGCCACCGCGAGTTCGGCAGCGCTCGCGAGGGCGGAGAGTGGTTCACCCTCACATCAGAGGTGGAGGAGCACATCGCGACCCTGCGGCGACGAGGCGAGCCGTGGAACCTCTATGCGCGGTGGTTGAGTGAAGCGATCCGCGGAGCACCCCGATAA
- a CDS encoding GtrA family protein, which yields MTLSPSAPFISLSRIARAVRSAAPQLASFGGVGLLAFIVDVGGYNLLRATIMPDQVIWAKVLSVAIATGVAWLGHRYLTFRTTRRPAVAKELLLFLLANGGGLLLAAGSLFVSHYVLGFTSALADNIAGNVIGLILGTLFRYFAYRFLVFRTPQEATP from the coding sequence ATGACGCTCTCCCCCTCCGCGCCATTCATCTCGCTTTCCCGCATCGCTCGGGCGGTGCGGTCCGCCGCGCCCCAGCTCGCCTCCTTCGGCGGTGTGGGCCTCCTGGCTTTCATCGTCGACGTGGGCGGTTACAACCTGCTCCGAGCGACGATCATGCCTGACCAGGTCATCTGGGCGAAGGTGCTTTCCGTCGCCATAGCCACGGGAGTCGCGTGGCTCGGCCACCGCTATCTGACCTTCCGGACCACTCGGCGCCCTGCCGTCGCGAAGGAGCTCCTGCTGTTCCTCCTCGCGAACGGCGGCGGCCTCCTGCTCGCCGCCGGGTCCCTGTTCGTCTCGCACTACGTCCTCGGCTTCACCTCCGCTCTCGCAGACAACATCGCGGGCAACGTCATCGGCCTCATCCTCGGCACGCTCTTCCGCTACTTCGCCTACAGATTCCTCGTCTTCCGAACACCGCAGGAGGCAACACCATGA
- a CDS encoding glycosyltransferase family 39 protein produces MSTTLEKPVRPERVGDVASTASDHAIDSRGVRDAIADWTRRHAGDLAWLVPLLLVSAVVNFLNVGGSPQRIDDEGTYTAQAWAITHLGELAHYTYWYDHPPLGWMQIAAYTQVTGAFERWDIAVIAGREAVLVASLVAVILLWALARRIGLPRAGAAAAGLMFALSPLALQFHRTVYLDNIAVPWLLLAFFLATNRRGQLAAFAGSAVAFGVAVLTKETFLLALPVLVWVMVRSARRETRRYTLAVAASILTVIGGSYLLLAAVKGELFSGDGRVSLIDGVTFQLGSRDGSGSVLDPDSLINRTVGMWWQLDPVFIVLSLLAAVSALFSVRLRPYAVLLLAMTAFMFRPGGYLPVPYVIMLIPFGALLIAGVTAAAVGRLRRRVPARRGLAVGTVAIAAIGAVIAVPLWTTQLRGFVLADLDEPLRGAQQWLVENASTDQRIIVDDAMWVDLVEAGWDRDNVVWYYKLDTDPAVQVQSPNGWRDADYVVTTDSMRTFPGAFPQVQQAIDNSVVVASFGSGPQAVEVRRVTVEGAAQAETDRGDAVERRAALGTALATNPEIGMGDADRDRLRAGQVDERIIAVLATLAGSGSVSIGGFPVVPGEDELSFRQVALSALSGAPTIVDGDLSDPARALVDSLTGLYEPADVEVVGDELVLSYPISLRSTLP; encoded by the coding sequence ATGAGCACCACACTCGAGAAGCCCGTGCGGCCGGAGCGTGTCGGCGACGTCGCGTCGACCGCATCGGATCACGCGATCGACTCGCGCGGCGTCCGCGACGCGATCGCAGACTGGACCCGTCGCCATGCGGGAGACCTCGCCTGGCTCGTGCCTCTCCTGTTGGTCAGCGCCGTGGTCAACTTCCTGAACGTGGGCGGCTCGCCGCAGCGCATCGACGACGAAGGGACCTACACGGCGCAGGCGTGGGCGATCACGCACCTCGGCGAACTCGCCCACTACACGTACTGGTACGACCATCCACCACTCGGATGGATGCAGATCGCCGCATACACGCAGGTCACGGGCGCATTCGAGCGCTGGGACATCGCCGTGATCGCCGGTCGCGAAGCAGTGCTCGTGGCGTCGCTGGTCGCCGTGATCCTGCTCTGGGCGCTCGCTCGACGGATCGGCCTCCCCCGTGCCGGCGCGGCAGCCGCCGGGCTGATGTTCGCCCTGTCGCCGCTGGCCCTGCAGTTCCACCGCACCGTCTACCTGGACAACATCGCGGTGCCCTGGCTTCTTCTCGCCTTCTTCCTCGCGACCAATCGACGCGGCCAGCTCGCCGCGTTCGCGGGGTCTGCGGTGGCGTTCGGCGTCGCCGTGCTGACCAAGGAGACGTTCCTCCTCGCACTCCCCGTACTGGTCTGGGTGATGGTCCGCTCGGCACGCCGCGAGACCCGCCGCTACACGCTCGCAGTCGCAGCCAGCATCCTGACGGTGATAGGGGGCAGCTATCTGCTGCTCGCCGCAGTGAAGGGCGAGCTCTTCAGCGGAGACGGGCGCGTGAGCCTGATCGACGGAGTGACCTTCCAGCTCGGCTCGCGGGATGGCAGCGGGTCGGTTCTCGATCCGGATTCACTGATCAACCGCACGGTGGGGATGTGGTGGCAGCTCGACCCCGTATTCATCGTCCTGAGCCTGTTGGCGGCTGTGTCGGCCCTGTTCAGCGTGCGCCTTCGCCCCTACGCGGTGTTGCTCCTCGCGATGACCGCCTTCATGTTCCGCCCGGGCGGGTACCTGCCCGTGCCGTACGTGATCATGCTCATCCCGTTCGGTGCCCTTCTGATCGCCGGCGTGACCGCCGCAGCGGTCGGCCGGCTGCGACGACGGGTACCCGCCCGCCGCGGACTCGCCGTGGGTACGGTGGCGATCGCCGCGATCGGCGCCGTCATCGCGGTACCGCTGTGGACGACCCAGCTGCGTGGATTCGTACTCGCCGATCTCGACGAACCGCTCCGTGGCGCGCAGCAATGGCTCGTCGAGAATGCATCGACCGATCAGCGCATCATCGTGGACGATGCCATGTGGGTCGATCTGGTCGAAGCCGGTTGGGATCGAGACAATGTGGTCTGGTACTACAAGCTCGACACCGACCCTGCCGTTCAGGTTCAGTCCCCCAACGGTTGGCGCGACGCGGACTACGTGGTCACCACGGATTCGATGCGCACGTTCCCCGGCGCCTTCCCTCAGGTGCAGCAGGCGATCGACAACTCCGTCGTCGTCGCCTCGTTCGGTTCGGGACCGCAGGCCGTCGAGGTGCGCCGCGTCACTGTCGAAGGCGCTGCGCAAGCCGAGACAGATCGAGGCGACGCCGTCGAGAGGCGCGCCGCACTGGGTACGGCCCTCGCCACGAACCCGGAGATCGGAATGGGCGACGCCGACCGGGACCGCCTACGCGCGGGACAGGTCGATGAGCGCATCATCGCCGTGCTCGCCACGCTCGCGGGATCCGGATCGGTGAGCATCGGCGGATTCCCTGTGGTTCCCGGAGAGGACGAGCTGAGCTTCCGTCAGGTCGCGCTCTCGGCACTCTCGGGGGCTCCCACGATCGTCGACGGCGACCTCAGCGACCCGGCACGCGCCCTCGTCGACTCGCTCACGGGGCTCTACGAACCGGCAGATGTCGAGGTCGTCGGTGACGAACTCGTCCTCAGCTACCCGATCTCGCTGCGCTCGACGCTGCCATGA
- a CDS encoding DUF4397 domain-containing protein, which yields MNHSRSTHLHAVLTVGVSALLVIVAAPASATAAAPAHTATATATAEQSGWLRLGHLSPDTKSVDVRVSAVSGGSTLFELAGVSYGDVSSYEELPVGTYTVSMVPAGATGSTVPVISETVSIGAGTATTVAAYGPTADLQVRSFDDDLTEPAAGSARIRLIQASTVTPEVDVTTDSGDAIADKARAGSATGYAEIPAGDWTLDLTGKNVSDTADVSVAPGSVTTLFVVDTSNGGLTILPILDSASVGDVPDGGVDTGGGFLAHGGDDSPAPAKLRGEVL from the coding sequence ATGAACCATTCACGATCCACGCACCTGCACGCAGTTCTCACAGTCGGTGTGTCCGCACTGCTCGTCATCGTCGCAGCCCCGGCATCGGCCACCGCCGCCGCTCCCGCTCACACGGCCACGGCCACGGCCACCGCGGAACAATCCGGGTGGCTCCGCCTGGGCCATCTCTCCCCCGACACCAAGTCGGTCGACGTCCGCGTCTCAGCAGTGAGCGGCGGATCGACGTTGTTCGAACTCGCCGGGGTCAGCTACGGCGACGTCTCCTCGTACGAGGAGCTTCCCGTCGGGACCTATACCGTCAGCATGGTGCCCGCCGGAGCGACAGGATCCACTGTCCCCGTGATCTCCGAAACCGTCTCCATCGGGGCCGGTACCGCAACGACCGTCGCAGCGTATGGGCCCACCGCAGATCTTCAGGTGCGCTCCTTCGATGACGATCTGACCGAGCCCGCCGCCGGCTCCGCACGTATCCGGCTCATCCAGGCGTCGACCGTCACGCCCGAGGTCGATGTCACCACGGACTCCGGAGACGCGATCGCCGACAAGGCGAGGGCCGGATCGGCGACGGGATACGCGGAGATCCCCGCCGGCGACTGGACCCTCGACCTCACGGGAAAGAACGTCTCCGACACCGCGGACGTGTCTGTCGCTCCCGGCAGCGTGACGACGCTCTTCGTGGTCGACACGTCGAACGGTGGTCTCACCATCCTTCCGATCCTCGACAGCGCATCGGTCGGCGATGTCCCCGACGGCGGTGTCGACACGGGAGGCGGCTTCCTCGCACACGGTGGCGATGACTCACCCGCCCCGGCGAAGCTCCGCGGCGAGGTGCTCTGA
- a CDS encoding glycosyltransferase family 2 protein gives MTRYSPIIGRPLENDPAPGPLLTPAPDQGTTPVGVPNREVLDPGLTDVDPGSMGVDWAALAGYSALIVVALALTAIAVTTLWWMLYAWRSKTTFDSTAFSKDPRAPQHTFTLLVPGRHEEEVMGQTLDALAAQTHPDVQIIAIVGDDDPGTTAVVRAAAARHPDRIEVVVDDSVPKNKPKALNRALPFAAGSIIGVFDAEDEVHPELLRHIDSRFTETGATVVQGGVQLMNFRSSWWSLRNVLEYYFWFRSRLHFHAGAKFIPLGGNTVFVKRDALVRNDGWDAECLAEDCELGVRLSSQGEKVVVAYSPEFVTREETPGTLTSFYKQRTRWNQGFLQVLRKAEWRALPSRGQRLFARYMLAMPFLQAATGLLIPLSVFLILVVKVPTAVALLTFIPLAPTLVTVAVEIAGLGEFGRLYGQKVRAVDYVRLLLGTIPFQALLALAAIRAVFRELRGERGWEKTEHTGAHREADAPTAPSAPTPISQELAA, from the coding sequence ATGACTCGGTACTCCCCCATCATCGGTCGACCTCTCGAGAACGACCCCGCACCGGGCCCACTGCTCACACCGGCACCCGACCAGGGCACGACTCCGGTCGGCGTCCCCAACCGCGAAGTCCTCGACCCCGGTCTCACGGATGTCGATCCCGGATCCATGGGAGTCGACTGGGCCGCGCTCGCCGGATACTCCGCGTTGATCGTCGTTGCGCTCGCGCTGACGGCGATCGCCGTGACCACCCTGTGGTGGATGCTCTACGCCTGGCGATCCAAGACCACCTTCGACAGCACGGCCTTCTCGAAGGATCCGCGCGCGCCGCAGCACACTTTCACTCTGCTCGTCCCCGGACGGCACGAGGAGGAGGTCATGGGTCAGACGCTCGACGCACTCGCCGCTCAGACACATCCTGACGTCCAGATCATCGCCATCGTCGGTGATGACGACCCCGGCACCACCGCTGTGGTTCGCGCCGCCGCCGCACGCCACCCGGACCGGATCGAGGTAGTGGTCGACGACAGCGTCCCGAAGAACAAGCCGAAGGCACTGAATCGCGCGCTGCCATTCGCTGCGGGCTCGATCATCGGCGTGTTCGACGCCGAGGACGAAGTCCACCCGGAGCTTCTGCGGCACATCGACTCACGCTTCACGGAGACCGGTGCCACGGTGGTGCAGGGGGGCGTGCAGCTCATGAACTTCCGCAGCAGTTGGTGGTCTTTGCGGAACGTTCTCGAGTACTACTTCTGGTTCCGGTCCCGTCTGCATTTCCATGCCGGCGCCAAGTTCATCCCGCTCGGGGGCAACACGGTGTTCGTGAAGCGCGACGCACTCGTGCGCAACGACGGCTGGGATGCCGAGTGCCTCGCCGAGGACTGTGAGCTGGGCGTGCGGCTGTCGAGCCAGGGCGAGAAGGTCGTCGTGGCGTACAGTCCTGAATTCGTCACCCGCGAGGAGACGCCGGGCACGCTGACGTCGTTCTACAAGCAGCGCACACGCTGGAACCAGGGCTTCCTTCAGGTGCTGCGCAAGGCAGAGTGGCGTGCACTCCCCTCACGCGGCCAACGGCTGTTCGCCCGCTACATGCTCGCGATGCCGTTCCTGCAGGCTGCGACGGGGCTCCTCATCCCGCTGTCGGTGTTCCTCATCCTCGTCGTCAAGGTGCCGACGGCCGTGGCTCTTCTCACTTTCATCCCTCTCGCTCCCACGCTCGTGACGGTAGCCGTCGAGATCGCCGGTCTCGGGGAGTTCGGCCGGTTGTACGGCCAGAAGGTGCGCGCGGTGGATTACGTGCGCCTCCTTCTGGGCACCATCCCGTTCCAAGCGCTCCTCGCTCTGGCTGCGATCCGCGCCGTCTTCCGAGAACTGCGCGGAGAGCGAGGGTGGGAGAAGACCGAGCACACCGGCGCGCACCGCGAGGCCGACGCACCCACCGCCCCGTCGGCGCCGACACCGATCTCACAGGAGCTGGCCGCATGA